The Equus caballus isolate H_3958 breed thoroughbred chromosome 12, TB-T2T, whole genome shotgun sequence genome contains a region encoding:
- the LOC138916793 gene encoding olfactory receptor 4C16-like has translation MLLNNNVTEFILLGLTQDPVRKKIVFVTFLIFYVGTLLGNLLIIITIKTNQALGSPMYFFLFYLSLSDTCFSTSTAPRMIVDALSMKSTISFSECIIQVFSLHYFGSLEVFILILMAVDRYVAICKPLHYMTIMSRQVCCALVGVAWMGSCVHSSAQIYLTLNLTFCGPNVIDHYFCDLQPLLKLACTDTYVVNLLLVSNSGAICMVSFVMLMFSYVIILYSLRNHSAEGRRKALSTCISHITVVILFFGPCIFIYARPAITFPMDKMIAVFYTIGIPLLNPLIYTLRNAEVKNAMRKLSSKKLISDDKR, from the coding sequence ATGCTGCTGAACAATAATGTGActgagttcattctgcttgggttgACCCAGGATCCTGTTAGGAAGAAAATAGTGTTTGTCACATTCTTGATTTTCTATGTGGGGACATTGCTGGGTAACCTGTTGATTATTATTACCATCAAGACCAACCAGGCACTTGGGAGtccaatgtacttcttccttttttactTATCCTTATCTGATACCTGCTTCTCTACTTCCACAGCCCCTAGAATGATTGTGGATGCTCTTTCTATGAAGAGCACTATCTCTTTCAGTGAGTGCATAATCCAAGTCTTTTCATTGCATTACTTTGGTAGCCTAGAGGTCTTTATCCTAATTCTTATGGCTgttgaccgctatgtggccatctgtaagcccctGCACTACATGACCATCATGAGCCGACAGGTCTGTTGTGCATTAGTGGGTGTGGCCTGGATGGGGTCCTGTGTGCATTCTTCTGCTCAAATTTATCTGACCTTGAATTTAACTTTCTGTGGTCCCAATGTGATTGATCActatttctgtgacttgcagcCTCTGTTGAAACTTGCCTGTACAGACACCTATGTGGTCAATCTACTTTTGGTGTCCAACAGTGGGGCCATTTGTATGGTGAGTTTTGTCATGCTGATGTTCTCCTATGTTATCATCTTGTATTCTCTGAGAAACCACAGTgctgaagggagaagaaaagcccTCTCCACCTGCATTTCCCACATCACCGTGGTCATCTTGTTCTTTGGTCCTTGCATATTTATATACGCACGTCCTGCAATCACCTTCCCCATGGATAAGATGATAGCTGTGTTTTATACAATTGGAATACCTTTGTTAAACCCTCTGATTTATACACTGAGGAATGCAGAAGTAAAAAATGCCATGAGGAAGTTATCGAGCAAGAAGTTGATTTCAGATGACAAAAGGTGA